The following proteins are encoded in a genomic region of Coffea eugenioides isolate CCC68of chromosome 6, Ceug_1.0, whole genome shotgun sequence:
- the LOC113774779 gene encoding probable alpha-amylase 2, translating to MGYLNSGSDENVQQTDPAAVLRNGREILLQAFNWESHKHDWWRNIEKKVPDIAKSGFTSAWLPPPTHSFAPQGYTPQNLYSLNSAYGSDYVLKALLSKMKQYKVRAMADIVINHRVGTTQGHGGTYNRFDGIPLAWDERAVTSCTGGRGNRSTGDNFPGFPNVDHTQHFVRKDMTDWLRWLRYDVGFQDFRFDFVRGYSPKYVREYIEGAKPIFSVGEYWDSCNYNGCNLDYNQDNHRQRIVNWIDGTGQLSTAFDFTTKGILQGAVKGELWRLRDSQGKPPGVMGWWPSRAVTFIDNHDTGSTQAHWPFPASHIMEGYAYILTHPGIPSVFYDHFYDWGNSIHDQIVKLMEIRRFQGIHSRSSIEILTAQPNLYAAMIGEKICMKIGDGSWCPAGRDWTLAASGTRYAVWQK from the coding sequence ATGGGTTACCTCAACAGTGGATCGGATGAGAATGTGCAGCAGACGGATCCTGCGGCAGTGCTACGCAACGGGAGAGAAATTTTATTGCAGGCCTTCAACTGGGAGTCTCATAAACATGACTGGTGGAGAAACATAGAGAAGAAAGTTCCTGATATTGCAAAATCTGGCTTCACATCAGCTTGGTTGCCTCCACCAACTCATTCATTCGCACCTCAGGGGTATACTCCACAGAACCTTTATTCTTTGAATTCTGCATATGGTTCTGATTATGTCTTAAAAGCTTTACTTAGTAAGATGAAACAGTACAAAGTGAGGGCAATGGCTGACATAGTGATAAATCACCGAGTTGGGACTACCCAGGGGCATGGTGGAACGTATAACCGTTTTGATGGGATTCCATTAGCATGGGATGAACGTGCAGTTACATCATGTACTGGGGGCCGGGGTAATAGGAGCACAGGGGATAACTTTCCTGGTTTTCCAAATGTTGATCATACTCAACACTTTGTTCGGAAAGATATGACTGACTGGCTACGGTGGCTTCGCTATGATGTTGGTTTCCAGGACTTTCGCTTCGATTTTGTTAGAGGCTATTCACCAAAATATGTGAGGGAATACATTGAAGGTGCGAAGCCAATATTTTCTGTTGGCGAATACTGGGATAGTTGCAACTACAATGGCTGTAACTTGGACTACAACCAAGACAATCACAGGCAAAGAATTGTCAATTGGATTGATGGTACAGGGCAACTGTCTACTGCTTTTGACTTTACAACGAAGGGAATTCTCCAGGGAGCCGTGAAAGGAGAACTCTGGCGCCTCCGTGACTCTCAAGGGAAACCACCAGGTGTTATGGGATGGTGGCCATCAAGGGCTGTCACTTTCATTGATAACCATGACACAGGGTCAACTCAGGCTCACTGGCCTTTCCCTGCTAGTCATATTATGGAGGGTTACGCCTATATACTCACACATCCAGGGATTCCATCAGTATTTTATGACCATTTTTATGATTGGGGAAATTCCATTCATGACCAAATTGTGAAGCTGATGGAGATTCGACGGTTTCAAGGCATACATAGCCGATCCTCGATAGAAATCCTTACGGCACAGCCAAACTTGTACGCTGCAATGATTGGtgagaaaatatgcatgaagatTGGAGATGGGTCATGGTGCCCAGCTGGGAGGGACTGGACGCTTGCAGCTAGCGGCACCAGATATGCTGTCTGGCAAAAGTAG